A part of Drosophila ananassae strain 14024-0371.13 chromosome 2R, ASM1763931v2, whole genome shotgun sequence genomic DNA contains:
- the LOC6507225 gene encoding formin-like protein isoform X6 — MGAVKSRPITSADVDTDADHPHPHSHSQNLHSSMLRNGHHQHNNGGHSASSGTLQKQDLRYDIGCSSQYQHVRQPSLRSRSQQPMPTTDELDRRFAKVLASMDLPPDKAKLLRNYDDEKKWDMICDQEMVQAKDPPSHYLSKLRTYLDPKASRSHRKRKMVGESTSTQVLRDLEISLRTNHIEWVKEFLDDTNQGLDALVDYLSFRLQMMRHEQRLQGALCASEERLNLTSGGDGGEIVLGNSSSISPGGGGGGALAHGGNGLANGSLLMDSRHQQHGQHSLSYGFLRPALPDALDSPSLKRRSRHIAKLNMGAATDDIHVSIMCLRAIMNNKYGFNMVIQHREAINCIALSLIHKSLRTKALVLELLAAICLVKGGHEIILGSFDNFKDVCQEQRRFQTLMEYFMNFEAFNIDFMVACMQFMNIVVHSVEDMNYRVHLQYEFTALGLDKYLERIRLTESEELKVQISAYLDNVFDVAALMEDSETKTAALERVQELEDQLEREIDRNSEFLYKYAELESENITLKTEREQLAIVRQKLEEELTLLQRMLQHNEQELKKRDTLLHTKNLELQTLSRSLPRSASSGDGSLVNGGGLLAGSTSGTSTLAPPPPPPPMPSLPVASAAPPPPPPPAPPAPPPPPMMPGLSPLVSPNGSMTSTVPSPPHAPPSLSSFHPPPPPVAGFMPAPDGAMTIKRKVPTKYKLPTLNWIALKPNQVRGTIFNELDDEKIFKQIDFNEFEERFKIGIGGALQNGSSGTEVDGSLQSSKRFKRPDNVSLLEHTRLRNIAISRRKLGMPIDDVIAAIHSLDLKKLSLENVELLQKMVPTDAEVKSYKEYIIERKDQQLLTEEDKFMLQLSRVERISSKLAIMNYMGNFVDSVHLISPQVQSIAGASNSLKQSRKFKAVLEIVLAFGNYLNSNKRGPAYGFKLQSLDTLIDTKSTDKRSSLLHYIVATIRAKFPELLNFESELYGTDKAASVALENVVADVQELDKGMELVRKEAELRVKGAQTHILRDFLNNSEDKLKKIKSDLRHAQDAFKECVEYFGDSSRNADAAAFFALIVRFTRAFKQHDQENEQRRRLEQAAALAASKKESDQVLMRNKVNQKKQQPQIHSLLEFALQKQMLQRIQS; from the exons CTCTGCAGAAGCAGGATCTGCGCTATGACATCGGCTGCAGTTCCCAGTACCAGCATGTCCGGCAGCCGAGCCTCAGGAGCCGGAGCCAGCAGCCCATGCCCACCACGGATGAGCTAGACCGGAGATTTGCTAAAGTTCTG GCTTCGATGGACCTGCCACCGGATAAGGCAAAATTGTTGCGGAACTACGATGATGAGAAGAAGTGGGACATGATTTGCGATCAA GAAATGGTGCAGGCCAAAGATCCACCCTCACATTACTTGAGTAAACTGCGAACCTACCTGGATCCGAAGGCATCTCGGAGTCATCGG AAGCGGAAAATGGTCGGCGAGTCAACGTCGACGCAGGTGCTCCGGGATCTGGAGATATCCCTGCGCACGAATCACATCGAGTGGGTGAAGGAGTTCCTCGACGACACCAACCAGGGATTGGACGCTCTGGTGGACTATCTCAGCTTCCGGCTGCAGATGATGCGCCACGAACAGCGGCTGCAGGGAGCGTTGTGTGCCTCCGAGGAGCGGCTGAACCTCACGAGCGGCGGCGACGGTGGGGAAATCGTCCTGGGGAATAGTAGTTCCATCAGTCCGGGTGGAGGAGGCGGGGGAGCCCTGGCACATGGTGGGAATGGCCTGGCCAATGGTTCCCTGCTCATGGACTCGCGACACCAGCAACATGGACAGCACTCGCTGTCCTACGGATTCCTGCGACCCGCCCTGCCCGACGCCCTGGACAGTCCCAGCCTGAAGCGGCGATCGCGGCACATCGCCAAGCTGAACATGGGCGCGGCCACCGACGACATCCATGTGTCCATCATGTGCCTGCGCGCCATCATGAACAACAAGTACGGCTTCAACATGGTCATCCAGCATAGGGAGGCGATCAACTGCATCGCCCTCAGTCTCATCCACAAGTCGCTGCGGACCAAGGCCCTGGTGCTGGAGCTGCTGGCGGCCATCTGCTTGGTCAAGGGCGGGCACGAGATCATCCTGGGCTCGTTCGACAACTTCAAGGATGTGTGCCAGGAGCAGAGGCGCTTCCAGACCCTCATGGAGTACTTCATGAACTTCGAGGCCTTCAACATCGACTTCATGGTCGCCTGCATGCAGTTTATGAACATTGTGGTCCACTCGGTGGAGGACATGAACTACCGGGTGCATCTGCAGTACGAGTTTACGGCCCTGGGCCTGGACAAGTATCTGGAACGGATTCGACTGACGGAGTCCGAGGAGCTGAAGGTGCAGATATCCGCCTATCTGGACAATGTGTTCGATGTGGCTGCCCTGATGGAGGACTCGGAGACGAAGACAGCGGCCCTGGAGCGCGTCCAGGAGCTGGAGGATCAGCTGGAGCGGGAGATCGATCGCAATTCTGAGTTCCTGTACAAGTACGCGGAACTGGAGTCGGAGAACATAACCCTGAAGACGGAGCGCGAGCAGCTAGCGATAGTGCGCCAgaagctggaggaggagctcACCCTGCTCCAGCGCATGCTGCAGCACAACGAGCAGGAGCTCAAGAAGCGGGACACCCTGCTGCACACCAAGAACCTGGAACTTCAGACTCTAAGTCGCTCCCTGCCGCGTTCCGCCTCCAGTGGCGATGGTTCTCTGGTGAACGGTGGCGGTCTCTTGGCTGGTTCCACCTCAGGAACATCCACCTTGGCGCCGCCTCCACCCCCGCCACCAATGCCCTCCTTGCCCGTGGCATCGGCTGccccgccaccaccaccaccgccagcTCCGCCGGCGCCACCGCCGCCACCCATGATGCCCGGGCTGAGTCCGTTGGTCAGTCCCAATGGCAGCATGACCTCGACGGTGCCCTCGCCGCCACATGCCCCGCCCTCGCTCAGCTCGTTCCATCCGCCGCCACCACCGGTAGCCGGCTTCATGCCCGCTCCCGACGGCGCCATGACCATCAAGCGCAAAGTGCCCACCAAATACAAGCTGCCCACCTTGAACTGGATAGCTCTCAAGCCGAACCAG GTGCGCGGTACGATTTTCAACGAGCTGGACGACGAGAAGATCTTCAAGCAGATCGACTTCAACGAGTTCGAGGAGCGCTTCAAGATCGGCATTGGGGGAGCCCTGCAGAACGGCAGCAGTGGCACGGAGGTGGATGGATCGCTGCAGTCCAGCAAACGCTTCAAAAGGCCCGACAATGTCTCCCTGCTGGAGCACACGAGGTTAAGAAATATTG CAATCTCCCGTCGGAAGTTGGGCATGCCCATCGACGATGTCATCGCTGCCATACACAGTCTGGACCTGAAGAAGTTGTCGCTGGAGAACGTCGAGTTGCTGCAGAAGATGGTGCCGACGGATGCCGAGGTCAAGTCATACAAGGAGTACATCATTGAGCGGAAGGACCAGCAGCTGCTCACCGAGGAGGACAAGTTCATGCTGCAGTTGTCGCGCGTGGAGCGAATCTCGTCCAAGCTGGCGATTATGAACTACATGGGCAACTTTGTCGACAGTGTGCATCTCATTAGTCCG CAAGTGCAATCAATAGCCGGAGCTTCAAACTCATTGAAACAATCGCGAAAATTCAAGGCGGTTTTGGAAATAGTTCTGGCCTTTGGCAACTATCTGAATAGCAACAAGCGGGGACCGGCCTACGGCTTCAAGCTGCAGTCGCTGGACACACTCATCGACACGAAATCCACCGACAAACGGTCATCTCTGCTGCACTACATTGTGGCCACCATTCGCGCCAAGTTTCCGGAGTTGTTGAACTTCGAGAGCGAGCTGTACGGCACGGACAAGGCGGCTTCGGTGGCGCTGGAAAATGTGGTTGCCGATGTCCAGGAACTGGACAAGGGCATGGAGTTGGTGCGCAAGGAGGCGGAGCTGCGGGTAAAGGGTGCTCAGACGCACATCCTGCGCGACTTCCTCAACAACAGCGAGGATAAGCTAAAGAAGATCAAGAGCGATCTGCGGCATGCCCAGGATGCCTTCAAGGAGTGTGTGGAGTATTTTGGTGACTCCTCGCGAAACGCCGATGCGGCGGCCTTCTTTGCACTGATCGTTCGCTTCACAAGGGCGTTTAAG caACACGATCAGGAGAACGAACAGCGTCGTAGGCTGGAGCAGGCAGCTGCCCTGGCCGCTTCGAAGAAGGAGAGCGACCAGGTGCTCATGCGCAACAAGGTTAACCAGAAGAAGCAGCAG CCGCAAATCCATAGCCTGCTCGAGTTTGCCCTGCAGAAGCAGATGCTGCAGCGCATCCAGTCGTAG
- the LOC6507225 gene encoding formin-like protein isoform X4, producing MGAVKSRPITSADVDTDADHPHPHSHSQNLHSSMLRNGHHQHNNGGHSASSGTLQKQDLRYDIGCSSQYQHVRQPSLRSRSQQPMPTTDELDRRFAKVLASMDLPPDKAKLLRNYDDEKKWDMICDQEMVQAKDPPSHYLSKLRTYLDPKASRSHRKRKMVGESTSTQVLRDLEISLRTNHIEWVKEFLDDTNQGLDALVDYLSFRLQMMRHEQRLQGALCASEERLNLTSGGDGGEIVLGNSSSISPGGGGGGALAHGGNGLANGSLLMDSRHQQHGQHSLSYGFLRPALPDALDSPSLKRRSRHIAKLNMGAATDDIHVSIMCLRAIMNNKYGFNMVIQHREAINCIALSLIHKSLRTKALVLELLAAICLVKGGHEIILGSFDNFKDVCQEQRRFQTLMEYFMNFEAFNIDFMVACMQFMNIVVHSVEDMNYRVHLQYEFTALGLDKYLERIRLTESEELKVQISAYLDNVFDVAALMEDSETKTAALERVQELEDQLEREIDRNSEFLYKYAELESENITLKTEREQLAIVRQKLEEELTLLQRMLQHNEQELKKRDTLLHTKNLELQTLSRSLPRSASSGDGSLVNGGGLLAGSTSGTSTLAPPPPPPPMPSLPVASAAPPPPPPPAPPAPPPPPMMPGLSPLVSPNGSMTSTVPSPPHAPPSLSSFHPPPPPVAGFMPAPDGAMTIKRKVPTKYKLPTLNWIALKPNQVRGTIFNELDDEKIFKQIDFNEFEERFKIGIGGALQNGSSGTEVDGSLQSSKRFKRPDNVSLLEHTRLRNIAISRRKLGMPIDDVIAAIHSLDLKKLSLENVELLQKMVPTDAEVKSYKEYIIERKDQQLLTEEDKFMLQLSRVERISSKLAIMNYMGNFVDSVHLISPQVQSIAGASNSLKQSRKFKAVLEIVLAFGNYLNSNKRGPAYGFKLQSLDTLIDTKSTDKRSSLLHYIVATIRAKFPELLNFESELYGTDKAASVALENVVADVQELDKGMELVRKEAELRVKGAQTHILRDFLNNSEDKLKKIKSDLRHAQDAFKECVEYFGDSSRNADAAAFFALIVRFTRAFKQHDQENEQRRRLEQAAALAASKKESDQVLMRNKVNQKKQQDAVINELKSKAHSVREKKLLQQDEVYNGALEDILLGLKSEPYRRADAVRRSQRRRIDNNRLSRTLEEMDC from the exons CTCTGCAGAAGCAGGATCTGCGCTATGACATCGGCTGCAGTTCCCAGTACCAGCATGTCCGGCAGCCGAGCCTCAGGAGCCGGAGCCAGCAGCCCATGCCCACCACGGATGAGCTAGACCGGAGATTTGCTAAAGTTCTG GCTTCGATGGACCTGCCACCGGATAAGGCAAAATTGTTGCGGAACTACGATGATGAGAAGAAGTGGGACATGATTTGCGATCAA GAAATGGTGCAGGCCAAAGATCCACCCTCACATTACTTGAGTAAACTGCGAACCTACCTGGATCCGAAGGCATCTCGGAGTCATCGG AAGCGGAAAATGGTCGGCGAGTCAACGTCGACGCAGGTGCTCCGGGATCTGGAGATATCCCTGCGCACGAATCACATCGAGTGGGTGAAGGAGTTCCTCGACGACACCAACCAGGGATTGGACGCTCTGGTGGACTATCTCAGCTTCCGGCTGCAGATGATGCGCCACGAACAGCGGCTGCAGGGAGCGTTGTGTGCCTCCGAGGAGCGGCTGAACCTCACGAGCGGCGGCGACGGTGGGGAAATCGTCCTGGGGAATAGTAGTTCCATCAGTCCGGGTGGAGGAGGCGGGGGAGCCCTGGCACATGGTGGGAATGGCCTGGCCAATGGTTCCCTGCTCATGGACTCGCGACACCAGCAACATGGACAGCACTCGCTGTCCTACGGATTCCTGCGACCCGCCCTGCCCGACGCCCTGGACAGTCCCAGCCTGAAGCGGCGATCGCGGCACATCGCCAAGCTGAACATGGGCGCGGCCACCGACGACATCCATGTGTCCATCATGTGCCTGCGCGCCATCATGAACAACAAGTACGGCTTCAACATGGTCATCCAGCATAGGGAGGCGATCAACTGCATCGCCCTCAGTCTCATCCACAAGTCGCTGCGGACCAAGGCCCTGGTGCTGGAGCTGCTGGCGGCCATCTGCTTGGTCAAGGGCGGGCACGAGATCATCCTGGGCTCGTTCGACAACTTCAAGGATGTGTGCCAGGAGCAGAGGCGCTTCCAGACCCTCATGGAGTACTTCATGAACTTCGAGGCCTTCAACATCGACTTCATGGTCGCCTGCATGCAGTTTATGAACATTGTGGTCCACTCGGTGGAGGACATGAACTACCGGGTGCATCTGCAGTACGAGTTTACGGCCCTGGGCCTGGACAAGTATCTGGAACGGATTCGACTGACGGAGTCCGAGGAGCTGAAGGTGCAGATATCCGCCTATCTGGACAATGTGTTCGATGTGGCTGCCCTGATGGAGGACTCGGAGACGAAGACAGCGGCCCTGGAGCGCGTCCAGGAGCTGGAGGATCAGCTGGAGCGGGAGATCGATCGCAATTCTGAGTTCCTGTACAAGTACGCGGAACTGGAGTCGGAGAACATAACCCTGAAGACGGAGCGCGAGCAGCTAGCGATAGTGCGCCAgaagctggaggaggagctcACCCTGCTCCAGCGCATGCTGCAGCACAACGAGCAGGAGCTCAAGAAGCGGGACACCCTGCTGCACACCAAGAACCTGGAACTTCAGACTCTAAGTCGCTCCCTGCCGCGTTCCGCCTCCAGTGGCGATGGTTCTCTGGTGAACGGTGGCGGTCTCTTGGCTGGTTCCACCTCAGGAACATCCACCTTGGCGCCGCCTCCACCCCCGCCACCAATGCCCTCCTTGCCCGTGGCATCGGCTGccccgccaccaccaccaccgccagcTCCGCCGGCGCCACCGCCGCCACCCATGATGCCCGGGCTGAGTCCGTTGGTCAGTCCCAATGGCAGCATGACCTCGACGGTGCCCTCGCCGCCACATGCCCCGCCCTCGCTCAGCTCGTTCCATCCGCCGCCACCACCGGTAGCCGGCTTCATGCCCGCTCCCGACGGCGCCATGACCATCAAGCGCAAAGTGCCCACCAAATACAAGCTGCCCACCTTGAACTGGATAGCTCTCAAGCCGAACCAG GTGCGCGGTACGATTTTCAACGAGCTGGACGACGAGAAGATCTTCAAGCAGATCGACTTCAACGAGTTCGAGGAGCGCTTCAAGATCGGCATTGGGGGAGCCCTGCAGAACGGCAGCAGTGGCACGGAGGTGGATGGATCGCTGCAGTCCAGCAAACGCTTCAAAAGGCCCGACAATGTCTCCCTGCTGGAGCACACGAGGTTAAGAAATATTG CAATCTCCCGTCGGAAGTTGGGCATGCCCATCGACGATGTCATCGCTGCCATACACAGTCTGGACCTGAAGAAGTTGTCGCTGGAGAACGTCGAGTTGCTGCAGAAGATGGTGCCGACGGATGCCGAGGTCAAGTCATACAAGGAGTACATCATTGAGCGGAAGGACCAGCAGCTGCTCACCGAGGAGGACAAGTTCATGCTGCAGTTGTCGCGCGTGGAGCGAATCTCGTCCAAGCTGGCGATTATGAACTACATGGGCAACTTTGTCGACAGTGTGCATCTCATTAGTCCG CAAGTGCAATCAATAGCCGGAGCTTCAAACTCATTGAAACAATCGCGAAAATTCAAGGCGGTTTTGGAAATAGTTCTGGCCTTTGGCAACTATCTGAATAGCAACAAGCGGGGACCGGCCTACGGCTTCAAGCTGCAGTCGCTGGACACACTCATCGACACGAAATCCACCGACAAACGGTCATCTCTGCTGCACTACATTGTGGCCACCATTCGCGCCAAGTTTCCGGAGTTGTTGAACTTCGAGAGCGAGCTGTACGGCACGGACAAGGCGGCTTCGGTGGCGCTGGAAAATGTGGTTGCCGATGTCCAGGAACTGGACAAGGGCATGGAGTTGGTGCGCAAGGAGGCGGAGCTGCGGGTAAAGGGTGCTCAGACGCACATCCTGCGCGACTTCCTCAACAACAGCGAGGATAAGCTAAAGAAGATCAAGAGCGATCTGCGGCATGCCCAGGATGCCTTCAAGGAGTGTGTGGAGTATTTTGGTGACTCCTCGCGAAACGCCGATGCGGCGGCCTTCTTTGCACTGATCGTTCGCTTCACAAGGGCGTTTAAG caACACGATCAGGAGAACGAACAGCGTCGTAGGCTGGAGCAGGCAGCTGCCCTGGCCGCTTCGAAGAAGGAGAGCGACCAGGTGCTCATGCGCAACAAGGTTAACCAGAAGAAGCAGCAG GACGCCGTCATCAATGAGCTGAAGAGCAAGGCGCACTCGGTCCGGGAGAAGAAGCTGCTGCAGCAGGACGAGGTCTACAATGGAGCTTTGGAGGACATACTGCTGGGCCTGAAGAGTGAGCCGTACCGGCGGGCGGATGCAGTGCGTCGCTCGCAGCGCCGCAGGATCGACAATAACCGCTTGTCGCGGACGCTGGAGGAGATGGATTGCTAA
- the LOC6507225 gene encoding formin-like protein isoform X3, giving the protein MGAVKSRPITSADVDTDADHPHPHSHSQNLHSSMLRNGHHQHNNGGHSASSGTLQKQDLRYDIGCSSQYQHVRQPSLRSRSQQPMPTTDELDRRFAKVLASMDLPPDKAKLLRNYDDEKKWDMICDQEMVQAKDPPSHYLSKLRTYLDPKASRSHRLYLFYFLCQKRKMVGESTSTQVLRDLEISLRTNHIEWVKEFLDDTNQGLDALVDYLSFRLQMMRHEQRLQGALCASEERLNLTSGGDGGEIVLGNSSSISPGGGGGGALAHGGNGLANGSLLMDSRHQQHGQHSLSYGFLRPALPDALDSPSLKRRSRHIAKLNMGAATDDIHVSIMCLRAIMNNKYGFNMVIQHREAINCIALSLIHKSLRTKALVLELLAAICLVKGGHEIILGSFDNFKDVCQEQRRFQTLMEYFMNFEAFNIDFMVACMQFMNIVVHSVEDMNYRVHLQYEFTALGLDKYLERIRLTESEELKVQISAYLDNVFDVAALMEDSETKTAALERVQELEDQLEREIDRNSEFLYKYAELESENITLKTEREQLAIVRQKLEEELTLLQRMLQHNEQELKKRDTLLHTKNLELQTLSRSLPRSASSGDGSLVNGGGLLAGSTSGTSTLAPPPPPPPMPSLPVASAAPPPPPPPAPPAPPPPPMMPGLSPLVSPNGSMTSTVPSPPHAPPSLSSFHPPPPPVAGFMPAPDGAMTIKRKVPTKYKLPTLNWIALKPNQVRGTIFNELDDEKIFKQIDFNEFEERFKIGIGGALQNGSSGTEVDGSLQSSKRFKRPDNVSLLEHTRLRNIAISRRKLGMPIDDVIAAIHSLDLKKLSLENVELLQKMVPTDAEVKSYKEYIIERKDQQLLTEEDKFMLQLSRVERISSKLAIMNYMGNFVDSVHLISPQVQSIAGASNSLKQSRKFKAVLEIVLAFGNYLNSNKRGPAYGFKLQSLDTLIDTKSTDKRSSLLHYIVATIRAKFPELLNFESELYGTDKAASVALENVVADVQELDKGMELVRKEAELRVKGAQTHILRDFLNNSEDKLKKIKSDLRHAQDAFKECVEYFGDSSRNADAAAFFALIVRFTRAFKQHDQENEQRRRLEQAAALAASKKESDQVLMRNKVNQKKQQDAVINELKSKAHSVREKKLLQQDEVYNGALEDILLGLKSEPYRRADAVRRSQRRRIDNNRLSRTLEEMDC; this is encoded by the exons CTCTGCAGAAGCAGGATCTGCGCTATGACATCGGCTGCAGTTCCCAGTACCAGCATGTCCGGCAGCCGAGCCTCAGGAGCCGGAGCCAGCAGCCCATGCCCACCACGGATGAGCTAGACCGGAGATTTGCTAAAGTTCTG GCTTCGATGGACCTGCCACCGGATAAGGCAAAATTGTTGCGGAACTACGATGATGAGAAGAAGTGGGACATGATTTGCGATCAA GAAATGGTGCAGGCCAAAGATCCACCCTCACATTACTTGAGTAAACTGCGAACCTACCTGGATCCGAAGGCATCTCGGAGTCATCGG CTTTACCTCTTCTACTTTCTTTGTCAGAAGCGGAAAATGGTCGGCGAGTCAACGTCGACGCAGGTGCTCCGGGATCTGGAGATATCCCTGCGCACGAATCACATCGAGTGGGTGAAGGAGTTCCTCGACGACACCAACCAGGGATTGGACGCTCTGGTGGACTATCTCAGCTTCCGGCTGCAGATGATGCGCCACGAACAGCGGCTGCAGGGAGCGTTGTGTGCCTCCGAGGAGCGGCTGAACCTCACGAGCGGCGGCGACGGTGGGGAAATCGTCCTGGGGAATAGTAGTTCCATCAGTCCGGGTGGAGGAGGCGGGGGAGCCCTGGCACATGGTGGGAATGGCCTGGCCAATGGTTCCCTGCTCATGGACTCGCGACACCAGCAACATGGACAGCACTCGCTGTCCTACGGATTCCTGCGACCCGCCCTGCCCGACGCCCTGGACAGTCCCAGCCTGAAGCGGCGATCGCGGCACATCGCCAAGCTGAACATGGGCGCGGCCACCGACGACATCCATGTGTCCATCATGTGCCTGCGCGCCATCATGAACAACAAGTACGGCTTCAACATGGTCATCCAGCATAGGGAGGCGATCAACTGCATCGCCCTCAGTCTCATCCACAAGTCGCTGCGGACCAAGGCCCTGGTGCTGGAGCTGCTGGCGGCCATCTGCTTGGTCAAGGGCGGGCACGAGATCATCCTGGGCTCGTTCGACAACTTCAAGGATGTGTGCCAGGAGCAGAGGCGCTTCCAGACCCTCATGGAGTACTTCATGAACTTCGAGGCCTTCAACATCGACTTCATGGTCGCCTGCATGCAGTTTATGAACATTGTGGTCCACTCGGTGGAGGACATGAACTACCGGGTGCATCTGCAGTACGAGTTTACGGCCCTGGGCCTGGACAAGTATCTGGAACGGATTCGACTGACGGAGTCCGAGGAGCTGAAGGTGCAGATATCCGCCTATCTGGACAATGTGTTCGATGTGGCTGCCCTGATGGAGGACTCGGAGACGAAGACAGCGGCCCTGGAGCGCGTCCAGGAGCTGGAGGATCAGCTGGAGCGGGAGATCGATCGCAATTCTGAGTTCCTGTACAAGTACGCGGAACTGGAGTCGGAGAACATAACCCTGAAGACGGAGCGCGAGCAGCTAGCGATAGTGCGCCAgaagctggaggaggagctcACCCTGCTCCAGCGCATGCTGCAGCACAACGAGCAGGAGCTCAAGAAGCGGGACACCCTGCTGCACACCAAGAACCTGGAACTTCAGACTCTAAGTCGCTCCCTGCCGCGTTCCGCCTCCAGTGGCGATGGTTCTCTGGTGAACGGTGGCGGTCTCTTGGCTGGTTCCACCTCAGGAACATCCACCTTGGCGCCGCCTCCACCCCCGCCACCAATGCCCTCCTTGCCCGTGGCATCGGCTGccccgccaccaccaccaccgccagcTCCGCCGGCGCCACCGCCGCCACCCATGATGCCCGGGCTGAGTCCGTTGGTCAGTCCCAATGGCAGCATGACCTCGACGGTGCCCTCGCCGCCACATGCCCCGCCCTCGCTCAGCTCGTTCCATCCGCCGCCACCACCGGTAGCCGGCTTCATGCCCGCTCCCGACGGCGCCATGACCATCAAGCGCAAAGTGCCCACCAAATACAAGCTGCCCACCTTGAACTGGATAGCTCTCAAGCCGAACCAG GTGCGCGGTACGATTTTCAACGAGCTGGACGACGAGAAGATCTTCAAGCAGATCGACTTCAACGAGTTCGAGGAGCGCTTCAAGATCGGCATTGGGGGAGCCCTGCAGAACGGCAGCAGTGGCACGGAGGTGGATGGATCGCTGCAGTCCAGCAAACGCTTCAAAAGGCCCGACAATGTCTCCCTGCTGGAGCACACGAGGTTAAGAAATATTG CAATCTCCCGTCGGAAGTTGGGCATGCCCATCGACGATGTCATCGCTGCCATACACAGTCTGGACCTGAAGAAGTTGTCGCTGGAGAACGTCGAGTTGCTGCAGAAGATGGTGCCGACGGATGCCGAGGTCAAGTCATACAAGGAGTACATCATTGAGCGGAAGGACCAGCAGCTGCTCACCGAGGAGGACAAGTTCATGCTGCAGTTGTCGCGCGTGGAGCGAATCTCGTCCAAGCTGGCGATTATGAACTACATGGGCAACTTTGTCGACAGTGTGCATCTCATTAGTCCG CAAGTGCAATCAATAGCCGGAGCTTCAAACTCATTGAAACAATCGCGAAAATTCAAGGCGGTTTTGGAAATAGTTCTGGCCTTTGGCAACTATCTGAATAGCAACAAGCGGGGACCGGCCTACGGCTTCAAGCTGCAGTCGCTGGACACACTCATCGACACGAAATCCACCGACAAACGGTCATCTCTGCTGCACTACATTGTGGCCACCATTCGCGCCAAGTTTCCGGAGTTGTTGAACTTCGAGAGCGAGCTGTACGGCACGGACAAGGCGGCTTCGGTGGCGCTGGAAAATGTGGTTGCCGATGTCCAGGAACTGGACAAGGGCATGGAGTTGGTGCGCAAGGAGGCGGAGCTGCGGGTAAAGGGTGCTCAGACGCACATCCTGCGCGACTTCCTCAACAACAGCGAGGATAAGCTAAAGAAGATCAAGAGCGATCTGCGGCATGCCCAGGATGCCTTCAAGGAGTGTGTGGAGTATTTTGGTGACTCCTCGCGAAACGCCGATGCGGCGGCCTTCTTTGCACTGATCGTTCGCTTCACAAGGGCGTTTAAG caACACGATCAGGAGAACGAACAGCGTCGTAGGCTGGAGCAGGCAGCTGCCCTGGCCGCTTCGAAGAAGGAGAGCGACCAGGTGCTCATGCGCAACAAGGTTAACCAGAAGAAGCAGCAG GACGCCGTCATCAATGAGCTGAAGAGCAAGGCGCACTCGGTCCGGGAGAAGAAGCTGCTGCAGCAGGACGAGGTCTACAATGGAGCTTTGGAGGACATACTGCTGGGCCTGAAGAGTGAGCCGTACCGGCGGGCGGATGCAGTGCGTCGCTCGCAGCGCCGCAGGATCGACAATAACCGCTTGTCGCGGACGCTGGAGGAGATGGATTGCTAA